A stretch of DNA from Arachis hypogaea cultivar Tifrunner chromosome 19, arahy.Tifrunner.gnm2.J5K5, whole genome shotgun sequence:
CAGAATACCGAAAAGACTAAcgtgattaattttaaatcttgaggataattttgattaaatttatctTTCAGGGACAAAAATGGAGATCGAAATATCTTTCAGGAACGATTTTAACTattaactcaaaaatatttccATTTTTCAATATTGTCTCTGTTGTCCCATTCAAAAGAACAGAAGTGTAATTTCGCCCATGTATTTTCGCCCATGTATTCACAATCATACTAATAAATTTGTGTGTTCACTGAGCCAAACACAACTTAATAGATCGTTTTATCATGTTATTATTTATACAAAGAATTCAcgggttttatttattttttaataaatagagaaGTTTTTCGTTGCAGCACTTTGCAGAGAAAAATACATCATATACAAACCATTTACTCTTACTATTTCATCCTTTTGGTCTGATTTTTGGTTTATAGAATAATTAATGAAATTACCATTTtcaaagcatatatatatatatattctttcctGATAAACTGATACACAACATCCAAACTAAATTCTCTTTTTAGACTATTAAAGCATGATAACCATTATCCACATCCATAAGGGAAGAatgtgagaaaaagaaaagattggAAGCTATAGCATATGAGTTCCAGTTTCATATAAATGTGTTTCAAAAACAACTCAAAATCTGAAAGAGTTTTACAAACACTAAAATAGAAAGGAAACACAAACTAGGCTGTAATGCAAAACATCTTGATTCACTTCCACTTCCTGCCACGGATCTTCAAGCCCTGTCTGTTCCTCTTCTTGACACCAGACTTGGCAACTCTGATGCTTCTATTGACGGCACTCAACCTTGCAAGAGCTGCATTAGTGAGATCAGGCCTGTAGTGGTTTTTTGTCACCTGCAACACATTGCATAATTCAGAAAAAGAAATCAGGAAAATATAGACAGATGGACATGTTAAGTAAAAACTTCAGAATATTCTTCAAAGTCATAGTAGAAGTTCAGAGCAAAAAAATTCCACAATTAGTTAAACATAGGAATAACACACCATTCATACAAGGCCAAATAAAGCTTATATGCCTTTAAAGGCGAATTAATATTTTGCATAAGAAACATTGGCAACAAAATTTTGTTCGAATAAAACCAAATACATGAAGTGAAAACAATACATTCAAAATACTTTTACAATGATACAAACTCAGAAGCCAAGCATAACATgtatatttcattgaataaaccAGACAGGGTTTTTCTTACATATTAGAAGCTCATCACCACTACGCACTAATTACAAGTATCACAAGAATAAGCAAAATATTGGTGAAAAATCCCACCTGTCTAAACAATATTGTTGAAGCTAATGATTAATCAACACATAAAAGAGAAGTAATCTTTGACCTACAACAACCCAAGACTATGAAGGGATCAAAAAGTGTACACTCATGAAAGAATTTATAACCTATATAAGCTCAGAAGCCAAGCGTAACATGAATATTTCATTGAAGAAACCCCGCTGGGGATTTTTCTTACATGTTAGAGGCTCATCATCACTAAGGAGAAGACGTGTACAACTCATTAGGCTCATCACAGGAACTACGGTGAAGCAAACTTTTATTGGAAACTCAatacaacaccaaacataatcaTTTAATATAATGATTAATCACCAAATAAGAGAGAAGCATCCTTTAATTTATAACAACTCAACACTCTGAGGAGATCCAATGAGTATAGTAATGAGGCATGAAAGAATTTCAGAATGACAGAAGCTCAGATGCCAAGCGTAACATGACTATTTCACTGAAAAACCAACAATGGGGTTCTTCTTACATGTTAGAGGCTCATCACCACTAGGGCGAACATGTGTATATGCTCAATTGgtcaataagaaaaaataaaagggagGCAACATTTGCTCTATTAATAACTCAACAgtgaaaagattaaaagaatacACTCATTCATGAGGGAATTTCAGGATGATGTAAGCTCAATAGCTCAGAAGCCAAGCGTAACAAGAATATTTCATTGAAGAAACCCAACTTGGGATTCTTCTTACATGTTATAGGCTCATCACAACTACATGGAACAGGTCATGTCAGCAAAGGttcaaaaaaaagtttaatttcaataaaaaaggaTTCAGAACAGATTCTTGGAACACCAACATATCTAGAAAACCATCTTAAAAAAGTACAACTGATCCaaacaacacaaaataaaataacacatgAAGCTTTGCTCCATTATTAACATAGCATTCATAAAGAACTTCTAATgaacaaactaaaaaaaatgtaacatgtagatttcatttagaaattaaaataggaTTCTTGATTACAAGTCGGGCTCCAGACCTCTGGGGAGCACAGCTGTTGTAAACAGAGCATATATCATTACAACATCTAATGCAAAGCAAACATTCATTTTCAGGACCACCATGGACCTCAACAAACTAATGTAAACATACAACTAAAACATAAAGAAACTATGCACCAAAACATACCCTATTCAACATCAACCTAAAaggttttttttaaaatatataaaaaaatttctttcaatcataaaaaaatacacaCAATTTTCAGCTAGCGAATGGTGAATCAGTATATAATGCTAGTGAATAATCCAGCATTTAAGCATCAACGAAAAAAAAACTCAGGATATTTTTAATATCCAACCTAGGAAAACAGGGACAGATTAAATCAACATCCTTTTACCTGATTTTGAACAGCCTTAGCCATCCTACTGAACTCCTTCTTCATCAGAGACTTGTGAAGAAGAGCAGAAGGCTTGTTCTGCTTCTTGGTCTTGGTTGTAGCCAACAACACACCCTGATCCTTACCAGCAGGCTGAATGGTAACAGTTTTCTTGTTTGCCAAACCTACCATGACCAACATAAAATGAATTTTGaatcaacaaacaagtgaaaaagaaaagtttGATAAACATACCCAACAATAACACCACTTTACTTCTAAACTAGCCTCAGTATATAAACACTATACACATAGCCatcatcataaaaattaaatcatctAAGTAGCAACGCAAGCTCTACCTAAGCAATAATCATCCAATTATTCTTCCTtcattttatacttaaaaaaaattggcaaTTAATCTTTTTCAATTACTCATTTTTACTGTCCCAAATTCTTCTCAGAAAGGAGATTCCAATTCAACCAACAaagcaaaaatctttttttttaccaattatgatgatgatgaaaggTACCTGAGTATTTAAAGGAGTTGAGATTGTAGAGATTGTTAGGCTCTCTGCTGAATTCAACACTCTGAGTGCCCCTTCCGAACTCTTTCACCAAGAAGCAGTTGTTCTTCTTCACGATCTCCCACACCAATTGCCCTGGAACAGTCgtcatcttctccttcttcgaCTGCAACACAGAATTAGGGTTCTTATAGACCATTATATAATACGATGGAGAAACCCTAATTAACATGAATCGGAGTTGATCGGGTCGGTAAGTTCGACCCGTTTATCCGGTTTTAAAATGTCCATGGTCTAAGACTACTACTGATCCAGTTTAGCGGCCCACTGTACAACAATACAAAAAAATAGAAGGATTTAGTCTTAGGCTATTAGCAATTGCTTTTTTTGGGGTAAAAATTCACATACAGTTGtttttatgtaaagttgatagttaaaaatttgtaaataatttgacaaatttaactaaattattaccTAACGGTTATCAACTATAAATTTTAGATGAAGACAAATACATgtgagatttttcttttttttttttcatgatgtATTTGAGATATAATCTtacttttctttaatatttttgggATTTAGATTTACATGTTTTAATTTGAGGATAGATTACAGAAAGGAGTGAGGACCTTTCCACTTCTCATTAACGATATTTTTACATAGTTGTTTAAAAAGAATAATACTATATATTCaagttttttttgttaacaaagtCTAATTAATttagtctaatataacaaaaaaagtTATGGCTAACAATAATCTAagttttgttatttaatttagttgaacttggttcataaaaaaatttaaatatgtatcATTACTTAAAATATACAATTACTCTGGAACCTCTTGTAACATGGAGAGTAAACCATTTTTTCTGATGTGCTATGTTATAAGCTCACATTTAACTCAAAAAATTATAGTTTAgtctttataaaatataaactaaaacttaaatctaaacaaaaataaacattattatcaattatcatttaaaatttgaacaaaaataatCACAATTATCAGGTATCATTTTTTACATGATAAACCTTTCTTTTTTTTACACTGCAAGAAATTTAACCCACGAGAACTCACAAATTCCTCGCGAAAGAAATTTTAGTTAaatgcctttatatatatatattatcatagtatttttatattatgttaaaaaatttgtgtatatattattatgttaaatttacttaaataccttttttattttattttattttgtatgttaaaaaTTCTATACATaaattatgttaaatttatacttgaattatatttaatttgatatatttagttaattaaattgaatttatgattatgtaaaaaaattttaaaactttatatttataaatatttacgaGGATCCATCTCTCATGCACCCTCTTGCAGGAGGGTGAGAGGGGTCCGTGCCTGCATGAAAACCGATGACAACACTAAACATAAAAATGATGTCAAGTTACTAACAAAATCAGAATGATAATATCTATCTCAAATTCAAgacatttttatttagttaaatcCTTTTTTCATGATTATTCAGGTAATAAAATaacagataatttttttattcgatAATCTATAGATAGGCCTAGGGGTGATTGCGTGGAAGAGGTTCACCATCCTATAACCAAATGACAAAGGTTTGACCTTTACTTTGAAAATCAATACGAGATTAATCATTGTACTTGATAACAAATGCCCCGTCTTTGAACTggcaagaagaggaagaaggatGGCTTGGtggaagttataatttattttgaacatacaataatttaaaattttaaaattcagacAGCTAAAATCTCAGTCTTATTGAGAGCATCAATTTCGGTTCCATGAAAACACAAGTAATGGGATTTAATCTCATGTATGCCTGGACATTCAATTTAAGCCACTATTTAACCTTCTCACCCATATCTTAAACATAAACTAAAATAACAAAATCATTATCATTGGCAAATAGAATACCAAAAAGATTCCAACCCAAAGCATAATTATCAGTTGATCACATTTCCAAAAAGACAGTCGACATCATTAATCATAGAACAATAACAATGGCGTATGGAACAGACAAAAAACATTCTCAACTTCCAGTAGTTCCTAACATAGAAGTTCTAAAACCTTTCCAAGTCCCCCTTTAATAGTAGATTCTGCAATAAATTTTTACGAAACAGAATTAGAATAATATGATAACCATAAGCTCATAGACAAGCAATCTTATCGCTGATTATAAAGCAACCTTGAGAAATGATGGATATAGGAAGAGCCTGAATCCACTTACATCAcaatttatattttgttgaaaGCAACAATGTCACAACTCTGGACATATTCGTTGATCGGCTCGACTGTAAGTTGCTCCTCGATGAGCGAATCGACAGAGACCAAATCATCCACAATAGTAAGCATGATTTGCAGTTTCTTGATACCATACCCAACAGGAACAAGTTTGGCTgcaaatcaataaaataaatcagAACCACAAATAGGAACAATAAATGAGCTTTGAGATGTAAAATATAAAGTAGACTACAAATTTTCCCAATTACATAAAAAATACAAGATTTTACAAGAATGAAGCTCATCTCATTATTTGTATTGACTATTTTATGAAATCTATAAGAATGCTGTTAGCAGAATAACAGAATCTACAAATATTAATAACTATGTGCAAActaaaataagaaacataaagAAAATGTTACATACATGCTCCCCAAAGCAATCCTTCCATCTGAACACCTCTCACTGCTTCTTCAAGCTTTTTCATGTCAGTTTCATCATCCCATGGCTTGATATCCATCAAAACAGATGATTTTCCAGCTGAAAATGAAAACAGCAAAAACAAATGCTCACACAAGTGACAAACTGCTGCAACAAAAAGAGAATGCGGGGCAGATCCAAATGAAATTCAGTGAATTGCTAGCTTACTACAAGAGAATAACTTACACTCTTTCTTCTTTCCAGATGCCTTTAGGGCAGCAGCACGTTCCTCGGCAGCCTTCTTCTCCTCCTCAGTCTCTTCACCAAAGAGATccacatcatcatcgtcatcatcagcCGCAGCAGCCTGTATTGCATTCTGTCAATGATCATCCAAACAAAAAATCAACAATGCAGCCTGTATCTATTATTAAAATACTTGCCTTAGAGTCAGCTGGTGGAGGAGTGGCAACAGCTTCAGCGACGAGAGAAGACTTCACAGTGACAACAGATCCCTCACCAGAAACACCCCTAAAGTATCAAAATCGTGGAGAAAAGTTACAAAAATACAGGCATTACGCATGGAAAATCCAATATTTAGCACATACAACCAAACCACCAAATTGTCACACTCATAGATAACAATCATTACACTACAAACCACAAAGAACAACCAAACTTATCGGGAATAAATTTCCATTAGTTTAACATATAAATGGTAAAATATATCGAGGTGAAAGTAACTTACGAGATTCTCAACAATGCATCGATATGCTTGTACCACCTGCACACATTCACATATTCAGCAGATGGAACTTTTGATAAAGCTGCATACACTGTAAGGTCATCCTTTGAAGCTTGGTACCTAAAACATGTAAAAGCACAACGCATAAGATACAGtggtataaataataaataattatgagaaactacaaaataaaaaaatataaaaagagacatgCAAAACAGTAACATACCCAGTGATGTAACTGCGGGTGAGAAGGTACTCATCAAGCTTCTTCAACCCAGATGCAGAGCCAAGGTCATACAATGTAACTGCCATCTGCAAAACATGCAAAAATTGTGGttaattattgataatattaTCGAAAACAGCTCACAAAACAGTAAAGCAGTGAAATCAAACAGTAAAATTAGAAATTCGTGAAGATATTTCAGAAATTGATGACCTACAGATCTACTTTGTAAGTTAAAGAAAGCAATTCCTATCTTCACGCCTGAATCACTACACACGACGAATGACTTGGAACAATTCTTACTAGTGTGAATTATCAATAATAAGCAtaacaacaaataatatttaagAAGAACGGTTTAACAGATTTGCAAGTAGTAAGAAGAATTGACCTTAAAGAAAAGGAATGGCTGCGGCGGTTGCGGTTTCTAGTGAGTGTGAAGAGTGAAGAGGCAGATCGAGAATGCGCTTGTGAAGGAGGCAAAACCAGCAAGTTCTGTATCTTATATATGTATGATACCCGTGCTAGGGTTTTCATTTTTTGGATCAAATTGCAGTTACACTCCTGtaagtttttgaaattaaaatccaCCCTAAAGTGGCCAAAAATAGCTATATGATATATcccattttttacttttatttaaaaaaaaaatacacaataatataatatcaaatcaagaattagataataaaaaaatttaaaaatgtagaTGTTGCAATGACCTTGAGTCATCAAAGTGCAAGTTTTACATTATTCTTTATCTTATAGCATTTTCTAATAAGAAAACTTacgtaaaaattatttaatttaacttTTAACATCAGCAAAAGAATGTATCAGTATAATTTTTTACTCTAAAAGATCTTAACTTAATAGGAGTAATGAGTTTGGATTTAAAAGTGTATAAATTGAAAATTCTTTTGtggatagttaatttttttttatttttactgtaAAACAAATTGGTTGGTcaaatttacaaataaaaaaaattaaattaaaaaataaaaaatcaatgagttagatttataaaatttaaaaaactgaccatctaattttattttaacaaaaattgatCCAGTTAGGTGAAACACACTAACCTATAATAATGAcccaaaatataatatttttttaatattaaaattaaaaaatactaatgagATAAGGTTGATGATGACTTTAttgttacaaaaatataattttttataataataataaaaattttgaatttttttttttaaataaatagcaGTTTTTAAGATGTAAATGACATCTAAATAAACACTTCTTCCAAAGAATTATTTgaatgaaaatttaaaagtttttatattaacatattatattttctaataaaaatGACTAAAACGGTGCGTTTGGCTGCTTAGGTTTTAGAGCTTTTCAGCAACTGGAAATGGTGCTCTGAGACACTGTTCTCTGTTCTTTCTTTACATTTCCACACGCATCTCTCTACCAATTTCCAACTCTCCCAAACTGCAACCATGACCGGTACTCATTAATTccttcatttactcatttttttcttttttttttcctaattGTTCACTCGTACAGTGATTAATGTTAGCTTTAATCTATTGTTCTTGTCGTGCATCGAATCATTCATCTAAGTTTCATTAGAATTACTTTGATTTGTTTCACAGTTATGCGATTCTtcgttgttgttattttttttcccTATGATGTATGAGAATGCATCAAACGAGTTGAGCTTTCTTCTGTTACTGAATTTGAGCATGTGCATTGCACAGACTATACTCAAGAACAGGAGATGGAGATCGAAGCATTAGAAGCTATACTTATGGATGAATTCAAAGGTTTGTATTTTATCCTTTACTCTCTTTTTTtccaataataatgataataatatacttttttttttatttaccaattTTTCGTTTGCTTGTTTTCATTGTAGAAATACACTCCGGTGAAAGTGGCCTAAGTACTTCTAACCGCTGCTTCCAAATAACGGTCTCTGCCCAGGTTAATGTTCTCTCTACTTTTACTTACACTGCATTTTTAAGTAAGTGTAAGACATGAATAATTATGAATGTTGCTTTGTGGTTTAATTGGTTTGTGCGGCTTATATATTGTGGAATATCTTTGCGTTTGATTTAATAGTGTTGCAACCAGTGAGTTTTGATCAATGTAGTAGAATTTGactttctttattcttagttgacaaaattattcttattttagatAATAGCAGAacatctttttctttgtttgtgtGTGCATGGGGTGTTGTGAATACTGCTTAGTTTAATGTAGTAAATTTGCTACTCGGACATTTTTCTGATCAAATAATTTACCCTTACATTTATCTATATGCTGTTCATTTGGTGCAGGATGATGATACTGATGGATCATTTAACAATCCAGGttatttctctttctctttaatGTATAATTTCCTTTCCCTCTCTGTTTTCGTGAAAGAAGAATAATACACGATAGGAGGATAAGAGATCTTCTTTACAAGAGCAaatgaacaaaagaaaaagagatttcTGAAGGATAATATTCTAATCCTCTCATAGTTGAGAGGGAAAGTCCTCCAAAACGCTCATTAGCTTTACACTAAATAGAGGCTAAATGCCTAATCTATCCCCAAAACTTCCTTGTTTGAAAAGCTATCACTGAAAGTGTGTAATTGTGTTCCAATCAAATAATCCAAACCATGGGATATACTGCATTGCCCCAGATTTTGCCTCTTTTCTACTTCCAAAAACCTGAAAACCTAGTTGGGGAAACTGATCTGATTCAGAGCACATCCAACCCTCTCcaaacttttttatattttggcatttcttttattttgtcttCCTAAGTTACTGCTATATTTTTTGGAGTGTTAGTTACCAGCTTTTGTACATATTGTCATCTGATGTGCAATTTACAAAGGATGTGATTGATTCTTTTTAACCATTTTGCGTGCAGCTCAACTGGCTTTGATCTTCTCACATACAGAAAAGTATCCTGATGAACCTCCTCTTCTGAATGTGAAAAGGTCACTATTGCTATTAtaattatctattattattattgttgttgttattgttgttgctgctgttgttgttTGTATGTTCAGTTGATTTCAACTGCAGTACTTATGGCTTTGTTTTGTTTAGTATACACTAACATTAATATGCTAATGTTGTGTTTCATTATGCTAACAGTTTACAAGGAATAAATACTGAAGATTTAAAGAATTTGAAAGAGAAACTTATCCAAGAGGTGGTCTATTTTCCATGTTAGTTTTTTAATCTGTTACATGATTAGGGATTTATGCTATTATAGCATTGATTGGTAGCTATCCCATTGAAAGACTTTGTAGTGCTCGCTCTGAATTAAATACGTTTCTAGTTATGAATGCATCTGTGCACAATAACTGATGGTGATGGAATTGATGACTACTTGTGGATGAATATTGATGCGCCCCATTTTTTTAACAGGCATCTGAAAATCTGGGAATGGCTATGATCTACACTCTGGTTACCTCGGCTAAAGAGTGGTTGGCTGAGAAGTTTCAAGACACTGAAGCTGCAGAGGCTGAAGCAGAAGAGGCAGCCAAGGATGATGTATGACTTTtcaattttatgaattttattttgaaactTTTACTAGTTAATTGCCTTCTTCATTTCAAGTATTAAATATTATAGGTTTGACTTTATCTTTATGAAATAACCCTTACCTCTGAAGCTAGTATTTGGGGTGAGTTAGGCCCACTTGATTTTCAATGTGTTTTACGACTTCTGATACAACTTGAATGACTTAAAGTTGTTTTAGGCAaatcacttttgtaattcttaaaATTTCTTGCAAAATGATGCATGTCTTGCACATGGACTGCATTTTTCTCTTTTCCAGTTGCCTTttgtttaaatatttatttatacagTTACTTGTATTCTATTTGAGTATGCTCTGAGGATAACCTTTTATTCTTAATAATTGTAGTAGTAAAGGTATTGGTTTGTATCTTTTCATGTTTTTGCCTTAATATCAACTTAAGATTTAAGATGAAAAAGCATTTTCTTCAGCAATATATTCATTTTAAGGTTCCAAGCATTAGCCTGTTAAATTTTGTACTGAAGAAGCTATTTGACAATCTTTTATCTCTCCACCTCTATTAGGTAGTGGTACCCCATGGGGAACCAGTTACCCTTGAGACATTTTTGGCATGGAGAGAAAGGTTTGAAGCTGAACTGGCGCTGGAGCGAGCCAAGTAAGCCCTTCAGTTACTTTTCTTCTGCGGTAtacatttctaaataagtttttAAATACAAAGGGGTTATGCAAACGGATGAATATTCTCCATTTATAAGTCCTGATTATTATTCAGGGTGGAGATTTCAAAAACTACGTATGGAAGGGgaaaaaaagaatataaaagagagAAGGGTGGAGGGTTTAATTGAGTTGTAGGTCCTTATAGTTTGGTTGGACTAATTTTTAAGTAGGCCTCTATAGGTTTAAACTGTTTAATCAGGTCCTTATATTGAAAACGATTTTGTAATCAAGTCCCTAGAGCAATATATTGTTGCGAATTTTTAGCTCAATTGAATAGATTTTTGTGTTTAATCTTACAAACTTCATTAGGAGTCTGTAGAGTTATGTGAAATCCCAAGCATTTgagttaaaaattatattaatattaagacttggttaaaatttttaaactatagagatctaattgaaaattaagttaaattttagAAAGATGCAGTATGACAACCACATTTTATCAAATAACATACTAGAGTAGAGGATATTTACAAAGGATTAGTCAATACAGTAATTGGTGATTTTATCTAAAAAAGTAAGTGTAAATTTTGATGTAAAATTAAATTGTCCTAATTGCAGGTTAATGCCGGAGTCTGCACTTACAGCTCCCAAGGAAAAGAAGCTCAGTGGTAGACAATGGTTTGAAAGTGGAAGAGCGGTATGCTTTTGTCTTTACAATAGCTATTCCTATCTTTCATGTCTTAAACCTGAATTTTATACGCTCATAAGTTCTTCAAATCAAGCATCTAAGTTCCCTCTAATAACTAAAAGTATATGATCAAATgaagtttaattatttaatatttaatcatATAAAAAGATGCAAGTAGGATATGATATTGTAACAGAAAAAGTCTGCTAGCAatctgaaaaaacaaaaaatttatcttGGTACTTCAACTCTTCAAATTAAGAGAAGTTAAGTGTGACTTGGTTAAAATTAAGCCGTATCCACTGGTTCACTGCATATCAAGATTAATGACACTTGAATATGTTCGAATCTTAAATATCATGGTATTAATCGCAATGTTAAATAATTTGTAAATACCGTCTCTACCGAtacttttcaataattctccttaAACTTTGTAAGTATATAAATACTACCAGTTATTTTTTTCCCCTTACAGAAAGGTGCAGCGGCTGTCAATGAGGAATCTGAAGAGGAGGATGAGGAAGATATTGATTTTGATGATGACGATTTTGAAGGTCTCTGATTCTTCCTCCCCATCGGAATCAAATtactttttttgtaaaaaaaataatttattttttctattatttataaacAAGAATAGAAACTGATGTTTGTTTTGTGTCATGGCAGTTGATGAAGAGGATATGCTTGAACATTACCTGGCCGAAAAATCTGATTCATCCACACATTCCTCCAAGAGAGCTAGTTAAACTGTGTGCACAGCACTATCAGGCATTGTTTTACAATTCAACTTGCCGACTTTGGGGATTTTCTGCCATCCTTGTAGGATACAAAAGTATTTGATTCAATGATATTATTTAGGGGGAAATGAGTATTCATCACAAAATGTTAGATGTGTGACATTTCCTTTCACTAAAAGCAGATTTCAATCTGATAAATCATTTTTGTTCGTAGTTGTCGGTTGTCATccttgaatttttataaaagcaTTAGTAGCCGATGGATGCACAAACATTCAACTCATCAACTTGAAGTAAAAGAAATTGGATGCATTTGATCCATTGTGAATGTGTGTATCAATGTAAAAATGTTTCTGTTAAAAACTTACGAATCCTTGTTTGTTCTTTTTGTTTACTTTCTATTCTACATGCTTGAAATTTAGATTTCTTAAAAGTTTGGAATGGGATAATTGAACCTCGAATTTTAAGATTGTTTCTCATTTCCCTGTTGAAAAATGTTTAGGAAATGATGTGGCATGGCATGTTACGGACTCTTGAATGAATATCGAGTTTTATTATCTCATTTTATCTAACTAGTGATTTCTATTTAGAATTTTGAAAGgttccatttttttaaaaaaatatatataaattgcaTTTATAACAAACAAATGGAATTGATTAGTACTTGTAATAACAAATGAATTGAGTAGTACATATAATGAACTACTACCAAATTTATGCTCTAGTTGGTTgagattaaattattgaatttaattttgatacactgatAATGTAAAATGGTTttatatacataattatataatGCTATATCAGCAAAAGTAGTAATCATCTTTTA
This window harbors:
- the LOC112775840 gene encoding large ribosomal subunit protein eL28y, whose product is MLIRVSPSYYIMVYKNPNSVLQSKKEKMTTVPGQLVWEIVKKNNCFLVKEFGRGTQSVEFSREPNNLYNLNSFKYSGLANKKTVTIQPAGKDQGVLLATTKTKKQNKPSALLHKSLMKKEFSRMAKAVQNQVTKNHYRPDLTNAALARLSAVNRSIRVAKSGVKKRNRQGLKIRGRKWK
- the LOC112776410 gene encoding elongation factor 1-delta → MAVTLYDLGSASGLKKLDEYLLTRSYITGYQASKDDLTVYAALSKVPSAEYVNVCRWYKHIDALLRISGVSGEGSVVTVKSSLVAEAVATPPPADSKAAAADDDDDDVDLFGEETEEEKKAAEERAAALKASGKKKESGKSSVLMDIKPWDDETDMKKLEEAVRGVQMEGLLWGASKLVPVGYGIKKLQIMLTIVDDLVSVDSLIEEQLTVEPINEYVQSCDIVAFNKI
- the LOC112777488 gene encoding uncharacterized protein; its protein translation is MTDYTQEQEMEIEALEAILMDEFKEIHSGESGLSTSNRCFQITVSAQDDDTDGSFNNPAQLALIFSHTEKYPDEPPLLNVKSLQGINTEDLKNLKEKLIQEASENLGMAMIYTLVTSAKEWLAEKFQDTEAAEAEAEEAAKDDVVVPHGEPVTLETFLAWRERFEAELALERAKLMPESALTAPKEKKLSGRQWFESGRAKGAAAVNEESEEEDEEDIDFDDDDFEVDEEDMLEHYLAEKSDSSTHSSKRAS